The DNA window CGGATATATTTTTTCCGCGACGCGTGATTATCATGCCACAGAAGATATTCTGCAGGAAATTGCCATTGTTGTGGCTAAAAAGGCCGTAACCTATGATTCTGAACGTCCGGCCCTTCCGTGGTTTATGGGTATTGCGCGGAATCAGATTCACCGCTTTTATCGAACGAAAGGACGGGAAGCCGCCAATGTCAGTTTTGAACTTCTTGAAGACTTTATGCCGCTCTATGCCTCGTACGATAATGATGAGATTTCAGAACGTCAGCTGGCCTTGAAAAACTGTGTGGAGAAATTGCCGGAAAAGCAGAAGCGTATTATGCAGATGCGCTATGTCGAGGAGTTGGACTGTTCTCAGATTTCGAAAACGATCGGTCGTTCGATTCAGGGAATTTACGGGCTGCTTAAGCGGATGAAGCTGGGGCTGCGGAAATGCGTTGAATTTCAGCTTTCTCAACCGGAGATATAATGAGTCCGATCAAAAACAAACCCGATCTGATTTCGGAATATTATCTTCGTACGCTCAGTGCCGACGAACTGAAGACGCTGCAGGATCTGCTTGCCGAGGATGTCGGGGCTCGCGAAGAATTTGTGCGCGTGGGGCGGGATGAATGGCTGCTTCATCATATGCACCATGCGGAAGGGCAGCGGATTATTCATCTGCTATCCCGTCGGAGCCGTCGCCGGAGTATTCAGGTTATTGCCGCGGCTGCGGCACTGTTTGCAACGCTTGGTATGCTGATCTTTTCCCAGTCGGCCACTATTTCGGAAATGATCGCTTCCTCCAGACCGTCAGCTCCGGTGATCGCCAATGTTACGGATTATTTTGCGGTGGAAGGTGAGGCGATTTCTGTGGTGAACAACGGGCATGTTCGCAAACTGAATTCCACGTCAGCTATTCGTTCGGGGGACCGTGTGATTATTCCGCCGGGCTGCCAGCTTTCGTTCCAATATCTGGAAGAGCAGACGGATATCCGTCTCGGCGGGAATTCGCTGGTTCATGTGAAGGATGTTGAGGGGGCGAAGCGCATTCGGTTGGACCACGGGTATTTATCGGCAGAGGTTGCCCGACAGCCGGAAGGGCGGCCAATGCGCGTGGTTACGCGCGATGCCGAGGTGGTCGTGCTGGGCACCTCCTTCGAAGTTGTGGCGGAAGAGCGTACGCGTTTGTCGGTGATCAGGGGCAAGGTGCAGTTTACTTCGCTCGACCGTTCCGAAAGTCGCATCGTCAGCGCCGGATATTTTTCGGATACCTCTGAAAAGCTGGAGCCGGCGCTGCCGTTTATGAAACTGCGGATCAAGCCGGAGTTGGTGCAGACGCTGAATTTCAGCCGTAAAAAATTTATGGTGGTTGATCCCGAGCGCAATGCAGAGGGGTTCATGGTCTTTGATATCGGCGCGGTGAAAGGACGTATTCTGGAGGCCAGGCTCAGATTGCGTGTGACCGCGTGGCAGAAGGAATACGGAGGACGCGGAGATCTGAGGCTGTATCGGGTGGATCCCGATCAGCAGGGGGAGGGAAGGCGTATTTCCATTGCCCATTTCAGCGGCGGTGCCGGCAAAGGAAAAGACCTGGAGCTGGATCTGGATGTCTCGCTGCTTTCCGCCGGCAGGAATGCGTTTGTGCTGACGATGGATAAGGGGGGGAACGACTTCTGGTTCAGTGCGGATGAAAGTGAGCAGGCCCCGGTTCTTGAACTTAAAATCGCCGATCAACGGTGAGGAGTACCGCTGCCTTCTGATTTTGCGCGGGTTCGGACACGAAAAAACGCCTTTGCAGTGGATGCAGAAGGCGTTTTTTATTTCCAGTGTTTGGAAAAACTAGGCCGATTTCTTTTCGGTTTCGATCAGTTTGAGTCCTTCAAGCGGATGGAGTCCGTGTTCAACCATATCACGGGTGATGATACAATGGGTGACATCGTCGCGCATCGGCACCTCGTACATTACGTCGAGCATAAGATGTTCGATGATGGCTCGCAGTCCGCGGGCTCCGGTTTTACGCTTAATGGCCATGCGGGCGAGGGATCGCAGGGCGTCTTCCTCAAATTCGAGCTCAACATCATCCATGGCGAGCAGTTTTTTGTACTGCTTAATCATGGCGTTTTTCGGCTCGGTGAGGATATGCATGAGATCGTCTTCGGTCAGTTCCTGCAGGCGGGTAACTACGGGAAGTCGGCCGATAAATTCAGGAATCAATCCAAAACCTAACAGGTCTTCGGATTCAACGTTCATGGTGACAAAGTTCGGCGAGAGTTCTTCTTCCGATTTGCTGCTCGGGCCGAAGCCGATGGTTTTCTTGTCGACGCGTCTTTTGATGATCTCTTCGATGCCGACGAATGCCCCGCCGCAAATAAAGAGAATGTTGGAGGTGTCGATTTCAAGATATTCCTGCTGTGGATGCTTGCGTCCGCCTTTCGGCGGAACCCGGGCTACCGTGCCTTCAATGATTTTCAGCAGAGCCTGCTGTACGCCTTCGCCCGAAACATCGCGCGTCAGAGATACGTTATCCGTGCGGCGGCCGATCTTGTCGATTTCGTCGATATAGATGATGCCTTTTTGCGCGCGGGCGACATCGAAATCCGCCGCCTGAAGCAATTGCAGAAGAATGTTTTCAACATCTTCCCCCACATAACCGGCTTCAGTAACGGTGGTCGCATCGGTGATGGCATATGGCACATTCAGCGAACGCGCCAGCGTTTTGGCGAGCAGGGTTTTTCCACTGCCGGTGGGGCCGATGAGCAGAACGTTCGATTTGTCAATTTCAACGCCGTCCTCGTCAAGTTCTGCAAACATGCGTTTGTAGTGGTTGTGTACGGCGACGGAAAGGACCTTTTTGGCCAGATCCTGACCGATGACATAAGCATCAAGCTTTTCTTTGATTTCGTGCGGAGCCAGAACCCCTATTTCCTGAGATGAGTTGGGCTCTTCATCATGTTCGCCGGACTGATGCCCCAGCAGGGCATCGCAGAGTCCGACGCACTCATCGCAGATAAATACACCCGGCCCGGCAATGAGGCGTTTAACCTCTTTTTCATTTTTTCCGCAAAACGAGCATTCGGGAGTGTTGTGTTTATCTGCCATGGGAGATTCCTTACCTTATTTTGCTTTTGTGACAACTTCGTCGATCAAACCGTATTCTTTGGCCTGTTCGGCGGACATAAAGTTGTCGCGGTCCGTATCTTTTTCGAGATCTTTGAGGCTTCGGCCGGAGTGGCTCGAGAGAATCCCGTTGAGGATCTGCTTTATACGCATGATTTCCTGCGCCTGGATATTGATGTCCGTGGCCTGACCCTGCGCACCGCCGAGCGGCTGGTGAATCATGATGCGGGCATTGGGGAGGGCGAAGCGTTTTCCCGGAGCACCTGCCGCGAGAAGCACTGCACCCATAGACGCCGCCTGACCGACACAGTAGGTTGTGATATCGCACTTGAGGAACTGCATCGTATCATAAATAGCCAGTCCGGCTGTCACTACACCGCCGGGGGAATTGATGTAGACGCTGATATCTTTTTCCGGATCTTCACTCTGGAGGAAAAGAAGCTGGGCAATGATCAGATTTGCGACATTGTCGTCGATTCCGGTTCCCAGAAAGATGATGCGTTCCTTGAGCAGGCGGGAATAGATGTCAAAAGCACGTTCCCCGCGGCCGGTTTGTTCGATCACAGTAGGAACCAGATAGTTCGCCATTTCGTTCATTAAAAACACTCCGTTATGTTGGTTTTGCAAGGATGGCCGAATTATCTGACTAAATGGGCGTCCCATCAACCCTATAATCCAGCCTCCCGAATCGGCGAAAAGGTCGGGGTTATTTGACCTTCGCGTTGTCGACCATGTAGTCGAGCGCTTTGTTGAAGCGGATCTGTTCTCCTACACTGTCGATCGATCCGTTTTCCATCATTTCTTTGCGCAGGGCCTGAGCATCTTTGCGCTGCTGGATCGCCATCGATGCGATTTCTTCGTCGATCTCCATTTCAGAAGCTTCGAATCCTTCTTCTTTAGCAATTCCAAGGCCAATGTAGCGAAGTTTTACGTTCTCCAGTGCCTGATCAGCAGCTTCTTTCTGCAGGTTTTCCAGATCGGCCATGATGGCGTCCTGGGTTTCGCCCATCATCATACGACGGTTGGCGATGTCGTTGATTACGTTCCGGGTCTGTTGCTGCACTACGCTTTCAGGAACTTCAAGTTTGGTCTTTTTGATCAGGTACTCAACGATCTGTTCGTGTTTTTTTCCGAGCGCCGCGTTGGCCGCCTGGGCTTCGAGTTGTTCGCGGATGCTGGCACGCAGGGTTTCTTCGGATTCCACCTGGAGTTTGGAGAGAATATCTTCGTTCAGTTCCGGTACCGTGCGGACGCGCACAGCAGTAACTTCAATATTGTAGAGGGCTTTGACACCGGCCAGTTCTTTTACCATGAAGTCTTCCGGGAAGGTGACTTCCACCTCTTTTTTGTCGCCGATGTTCAGGCCGACCAATGCTTCACCCATACCGGGGATGAAGGCATGCTCGTCGGCGGACACCCAGTAGCCTTCGCCGGAGCCGATGCCTTTGGCTTCCGGAATGGCATCCTGCAGAGGCTGACCTTCGGTGGTGGCTTCATAGGTCAGCTGGCCCATATCACCGGCTTCGATGGCTTTGCCTTCCACTTCTTCATAGTTGGCGTGCTGGTTCAGAATCATGTCGATCTGGGCCTGTACCTGCTCGTCGGTGACCTCTACCTTTTCTTCCTTTATTGGAATGGCGGTATATTTCGGGAGCGTGAATTCCGGCTCAATATCAACCGTGACGTCGAACGAAACGGGAGCGTCGTCTGCGATTTCCGGTTCTGTGGCATCAACCACGTTCACCACTTTGAGTTCCGTTTCAGCTAATGCCTCGTGGTAGAATTTAGGCAGCACGCGTTCCTGCAGGTCTTTGTTGATGTCGGAAGCATATTTTTTGGCAATCACGTGTTTCGGTGCTTTACCTTTTCGGAAGCCGGGAATGTTCGCAAATTTGATATAAGCCTTGAGAGTTTCGGCTTTCTCCTCGGCAATTTTGTCGGCCGGGATCTCAATGGTCATGATTTTGCGACAAGCGCTGTCGTCTTTAACTGAAACGTTCATAAATTCTTCTTCTCCTGTAAAATGGAACCGGAAACCGCAGGTTTCCAGTTCCGGTTATCGGTTAGGGGTCATCGGAAATCAGGTCAACTGATCTGCTGGCAAGGCTTGTTCCGATAACCCATAACGGAATCCTATATAACAGCCTTTGTTCCGACAGCATCGGACAAGCGGCTTACTGATTTTTTGGTCAAAGAAAGCGCACAATACGCATAGCGGCTTGTCAGGTCAAGCCCGTCGACAAGGCGATTTGCATCAAATGCCAACAGTTTTCAGGGTTTGGAAAACTGGGGATTCAGGAACGGAGAGGAAGGGAAGATCTGATGTTGAAGGACGCGCGGCTATGGAATGAACAGAGGTTCTGCTAAATCTTCCTGAGGGATGCTGACCTTAATTTGGTAATACTTTTTCAGCGTTGGGATATGTGCGGGGTCGATGAGTGAATCGGGCCCGCCTGAGCCGCTCTGATCGGATGTTACAGGGATCCACAGTGGTTCCATGAGATTGGTGGTGGATAGTAGCGTGTATAACCGGTTGGTGGACGAAGTAAAAAAGATCGTGTTGTTTGAGAGGGCAGTGATGTGAAACCAATCATTCGGATTGTCAGGATCTGTGTCGGCAATCACTTCGTTGGCATCGCCGACCCCGTCACTGTCAGTATCGTTGTTGCCTGAGAAATTCCATCGCAATACGGCATCGCCAGACTCACCGAAATATCCATCGACCGCGATCCAGTAGTTGGAACCGTTTTCTACCGGAATAAGAACATAACTCTGGTCATGTTGATACTGATCGCTGGCTTTAAGTTCTGATAGTGAGTTTAAATTGCTTCCTGAATAAACGGCAAGGAGAGTATCGAAATCGGATAGAAAGGTGTCTATTTCAAGAGCCCCGCTTGCGGCAGCCATGTATTGCCACCAGACTGAATTGAACGCACCGACAGCAGCATGGTCCGGTTCGTCGTTTTCTGCCGTTGCTGTTAGCGTGTTGACAGTTGATGTGCCGGCGTTTTGTGTGATGAGTGTCGCATTGGTGAAGTCATCATTGATCGGAGGGCTCAGCGTATCTCCAATCCGGAGTTTCCAGGTTAAAACGGCATTGCCTGTGGCGTTATCAAAGCCGTCGATCGCTATCCAATACGTAATATCCTGTTCAGCTTCAGCAACAAGATAACTTTGCCCACTGTCGTTAGCCTGATCGTTTGAAGCAATTTCTCCCAGAGCACTAACCACTGTTCCGGTGTAAACCGCCAGCAAAGTGTCGAAATCAGAATCGAAGGTATTCAGTTCAAGTACGCCGTTTTTGGACGGGGTGTATGCCCACCAGATGGAGTGAAAAGGCCCGTTTTGGGCATGCGCGGATTCACCAAGTTCGGCTGAGGCCTCGGACGTTTCTATTGCGGTGGATACACCATTAGTGTAATTAATGATGACGGTCGCATTGGTGAAGTCG is part of the Pontiella agarivorans genome and encodes:
- a CDS encoding sigma-70 family RNA polymerase sigma factor produces the protein MTETALIETLLRRFYANQGRLRGYIFSATRDYHATEDILQEIAIVVAKKAVTYDSERPALPWFMGIARNQIHRFYRTKGREAANVSFELLEDFMPLYASYDNDEISERQLALKNCVEKLPEKQKRIMQMRYVEELDCSQISKTIGRSIQGIYGLLKRMKLGLRKCVEFQLSQPEI
- a CDS encoding FecR family protein; the protein is MSPIKNKPDLISEYYLRTLSADELKTLQDLLAEDVGAREEFVRVGRDEWLLHHMHHAEGQRIIHLLSRRSRRRSIQVIAAAAALFATLGMLIFSQSATISEMIASSRPSAPVIANVTDYFAVEGEAISVVNNGHVRKLNSTSAIRSGDRVIIPPGCQLSFQYLEEQTDIRLGGNSLVHVKDVEGAKRIRLDHGYLSAEVARQPEGRPMRVVTRDAEVVVLGTSFEVVAEERTRLSVIRGKVQFTSLDRSESRIVSAGYFSDTSEKLEPALPFMKLRIKPELVQTLNFSRKKFMVVDPERNAEGFMVFDIGAVKGRILEARLRLRVTAWQKEYGGRGDLRLYRVDPDQQGEGRRISIAHFSGGAGKGKDLELDLDVSLLSAGRNAFVLTMDKGGNDFWFSADESEQAPVLELKIADQR
- the clpX gene encoding ATP-dependent Clp protease ATP-binding subunit ClpX is translated as MADKHNTPECSFCGKNEKEVKRLIAGPGVFICDECVGLCDALLGHQSGEHDEEPNSSQEIGVLAPHEIKEKLDAYVIGQDLAKKVLSVAVHNHYKRMFAELDEDGVEIDKSNVLLIGPTGSGKTLLAKTLARSLNVPYAITDATTVTEAGYVGEDVENILLQLLQAADFDVARAQKGIIYIDEIDKIGRRTDNVSLTRDVSGEGVQQALLKIIEGTVARVPPKGGRKHPQQEYLEIDTSNILFICGGAFVGIEEIIKRRVDKKTIGFGPSSKSEEELSPNFVTMNVESEDLLGFGLIPEFIGRLPVVTRLQELTEDDLMHILTEPKNAMIKQYKKLLAMDDVELEFEEDALRSLARMAIKRKTGARGLRAIIEHLMLDVMYEVPMRDDVTHCIITRDMVEHGLHPLEGLKLIETEKKSA
- the clpP gene encoding ATP-dependent Clp endopeptidase proteolytic subunit ClpP: MNEMANYLVPTVIEQTGRGERAFDIYSRLLKERIIFLGTGIDDNVANLIIAQLLFLQSEDPEKDISVYINSPGGVVTAGLAIYDTMQFLKCDITTYCVGQAASMGAVLLAAGAPGKRFALPNARIMIHQPLGGAQGQATDINIQAQEIMRIKQILNGILSSHSGRSLKDLEKDTDRDNFMSAEQAKEYGLIDEVVTKAK
- the tig gene encoding trigger factor codes for the protein MNVSVKDDSACRKIMTIEIPADKIAEEKAETLKAYIKFANIPGFRKGKAPKHVIAKKYASDINKDLQERVLPKFYHEALAETELKVVNVVDATEPEIADDAPVSFDVTVDIEPEFTLPKYTAIPIKEEKVEVTDEQVQAQIDMILNQHANYEEVEGKAIEAGDMGQLTYEATTEGQPLQDAIPEAKGIGSGEGYWVSADEHAFIPGMGEALVGLNIGDKKEVEVTFPEDFMVKELAGVKALYNIEVTAVRVRTVPELNEDILSKLQVESEETLRASIREQLEAQAANAALGKKHEQIVEYLIKKTKLEVPESVVQQQTRNVINDIANRRMMMGETQDAIMADLENLQKEAADQALENVKLRYIGLGIAKEEGFEASEMEIDEEIASMAIQQRKDAQALRKEMMENGSIDSVGEQIRFNKALDYMVDNAKVK